The following are encoded together in the Mycolicibacterium arabiense genome:
- a CDS encoding YoaK family protein — translation MRTTHLRVWLMMALTCVTGLLDAVGYLGLDRVFTGNMTGNIVILGMGLAGADGLPVAGPLVALGGYVAGAALGGRLVHRRKPAWTAVVTALFGCSAVVLAALATLLLTVDVVGASPAGVGIAAGIAALMGMQAATARALAVTDMTTVVVTSTITAYAGETLFAGGTAWLTHRRLWAIVAIFAGALAGALLMRTHVCIPVYLAAAVTAVVAVLGHRAWGSVD, via the coding sequence GTGCGGACCACGCACCTGCGGGTGTGGCTGATGATGGCGCTGACGTGCGTCACCGGACTGCTCGACGCCGTCGGCTATCTCGGTCTGGACCGGGTGTTCACGGGCAACATGACCGGCAACATCGTGATCCTGGGCATGGGGCTGGCCGGCGCCGACGGCCTGCCGGTCGCCGGTCCGCTGGTGGCATTGGGCGGCTATGTGGCCGGCGCCGCACTAGGAGGCCGGCTGGTGCACCGGCGCAAGCCTGCCTGGACGGCGGTCGTGACGGCCCTGTTCGGCTGCAGCGCCGTGGTTCTCGCGGCGCTGGCGACGTTGCTGCTGACCGTCGACGTCGTAGGTGCCTCGCCCGCGGGCGTCGGGATCGCCGCCGGCATCGCGGCGCTCATGGGCATGCAGGCCGCGACCGCCCGCGCACTCGCCGTCACCGACATGACGACGGTGGTGGTCACGTCGACCATCACGGCCTACGCCGGGGAGACGCTGTTCGCCGGGGGCACGGCGTGGCTGACGCACCGGCGGCTGTGGGCGATCGTCGCGATCTTCGCCGGTGCGCTGGCCGGGGCCTTGCTGATGCGGACCCACGTCTGCATCCCGGTGTACCTGGCCGCTGCCGTCACCGCGGTGGTCGCCGTGCTCGGGCACCGGGCGTGGGGCAGCGTCGACTAG
- a CDS encoding gamma-glutamyltransferase family protein → MPTPSASFTGALATPHALATEAGMRAYRDGGTAIDAAITAAAVLTVVYPHNVALGGDLIALVRTPDGDVRCINASGWSGRGVDVADVRRRCGDWLPTRGADTVTVPGGVRGWDTLRTFGSRLGWAETLAAAEDVARAGVPVAPSLAGHLADPENADLFGVADFDAVFHPGGRPLAVGDVLTQPALADTFAGLRAAGPDAFYVGDLARRSIDYLRHHGSVLDADDFAHFRPEVMEPLSAAFGALTVLTSPPNTQGFLLLRALRALDELGVTDPLGDGLGRLMRIFHRGNALRRDRLADPRFADVDVTALLKDGLADVTDVGAAQPGHAPVARGDTVGIAAADDQGYAVSLIQSVYHAFGSGQIDPETGILFHNRGTSFSLDAASPNVLAPRKRPAHTLMPVLTTEGGAVRHVLATMGGQAQPQILAQVLLRALDGADAQAAVSGPRAAVGVQIDGETADSVTVEADVPADAVAAVVAEGLLPWQVSAHTEALGQANVVFADGSGSLVAASDPRADGAASVTQFPRRDR, encoded by the coding sequence GTGCCCACACCATCGGCGTCGTTCACCGGAGCCCTCGCGACGCCGCACGCACTGGCGACCGAGGCAGGCATGCGTGCCTACCGCGACGGCGGCACGGCCATCGACGCCGCCATCACGGCCGCGGCGGTCTTGACCGTGGTCTACCCGCACAACGTGGCGCTGGGCGGCGACCTGATCGCGCTGGTGCGCACACCGGACGGCGACGTGCGCTGCATCAACGCCTCGGGGTGGTCGGGGCGCGGCGTCGACGTCGCGGACGTGCGCAGACGGTGTGGCGACTGGCTGCCCACCCGCGGTGCCGACACGGTGACCGTACCCGGTGGCGTGCGCGGCTGGGATACGTTGCGCACGTTCGGTTCCCGGCTCGGTTGGGCCGAGACACTGGCGGCGGCCGAGGACGTCGCGCGGGCCGGCGTACCGGTGGCGCCGTCGCTCGCCGGCCACCTCGCCGACCCCGAGAACGCGGACCTGTTCGGTGTCGCGGACTTCGATGCGGTATTCCACCCGGGCGGTCGGCCCCTGGCGGTCGGCGACGTCCTGACCCAGCCCGCCCTCGCCGACACGTTCGCGGGGCTGCGCGCTGCCGGTCCGGACGCCTTCTACGTCGGCGACCTCGCCCGCCGCAGCATCGACTACCTGCGCCACCACGGTTCGGTGCTCGACGCCGACGACTTCGCCCATTTTCGTCCGGAAGTCATGGAGCCGCTGTCGGCGGCGTTCGGTGCCCTCACGGTGCTGACCAGCCCGCCGAACACGCAGGGCTTCCTACTGCTGCGCGCCCTGCGGGCGCTCGACGAACTCGGCGTCACCGACCCGCTCGGGGACGGTCTCGGCCGGCTGATGCGCATCTTCCACCGCGGCAACGCCCTACGTCGCGACCGGCTCGCCGATCCGCGGTTCGCCGACGTGGACGTCACCGCGCTGCTGAAGGACGGCCTCGCCGACGTCACCGATGTCGGAGCTGCGCAACCGGGGCACGCTCCGGTCGCACGCGGGGACACGGTGGGCATCGCCGCGGCCGACGACCAGGGCTACGCGGTCTCCCTCATCCAGAGCGTCTACCACGCCTTTGGTTCCGGCCAGATCGACCCCGAGACCGGGATTCTGTTCCACAATCGGGGCACCAGCTTCTCCCTCGACGCGGCGTCGCCGAACGTGCTGGCGCCGCGCAAGCGGCCCGCGCACACTCTGATGCCCGTACTGACCACCGAGGGCGGGGCCGTGCGGCACGTGCTCGCCACGATGGGTGGGCAGGCGCAGCCGCAAATCCTCGCCCAGGTGCTGCTGCGTGCGCTCGACGGCGCGGACGCGCAGGCCGCCGTCAGCGGTCCGCGGGCCGCGGTGGGCGTCCAGATCGACGGCGAGACCGCCGATTCGGTGACCGTCGAGGCCGACGTGCCCGCCGACGCGGTGGCGGCGGTGGTGGCCGAGGGTCTGCTGCCCTGGCAGGTGTCGGCGCACACCGAGGCGCTCGGGCAAGCCAACGTCGTGTTCGCCGATGGTTCCGGCTCGCTGGTCGCGGCGTCGGACCCGCGCGCCGACGGCGCGGCGAGCGTCACGCAGTTTCCCCGCCGGGACCGCTAG
- a CDS encoding amino acid ABC transporter ATP-binding protein, giving the protein MSANDVRETPDVPIVSVRNACCTLGGRRVLNDVNLDVERGQVVVLIGPSGAGKTTLLRSVNHLESLDSGEVLVAGVSIAHREVGSDRKVGVAELARRRREIGFVFQHFNLFPHMTALENVWNGPVRVLGQPKAKAREDARALLERVGLGDKGESRPSQLSGGQQQRVAIARALAMRPKVMLFDEPTSALDVEMVGEVLEVMRELAREEMTMLVVTHEMRFARDVADRIIVMDAGRIIEDSPPSELFSSPKNERTKAFLSTIH; this is encoded by the coding sequence ATGAGCGCGAACGACGTACGCGAGACGCCCGACGTACCCATCGTGTCGGTGCGCAACGCCTGCTGCACGCTGGGTGGACGCCGCGTCCTCAACGACGTGAACCTCGACGTGGAGCGTGGGCAGGTCGTCGTGCTCATCGGTCCCTCCGGGGCAGGCAAGACCACGCTGCTGCGGTCGGTGAACCACCTCGAGTCGTTGGACAGCGGTGAGGTGTTGGTCGCGGGCGTGTCGATCGCGCACCGCGAGGTGGGTTCCGATCGCAAGGTCGGCGTCGCCGAGCTGGCGCGCCGCCGGCGTGAGATCGGCTTCGTCTTCCAGCACTTCAACCTCTTCCCGCACATGACGGCGTTGGAGAACGTCTGGAACGGCCCGGTCCGAGTCCTTGGCCAGCCGAAGGCCAAGGCGCGCGAAGATGCCCGGGCCCTGCTTGAGCGGGTGGGGTTGGGCGACAAGGGCGAATCCCGTCCGAGCCAGCTGTCCGGCGGCCAGCAACAGCGGGTCGCGATCGCCCGCGCGCTGGCGATGCGCCCGAAGGTCATGCTGTTCGACGAACCGACCAGCGCCCTCGACGTCGAGATGGTCGGCGAAGTGCTCGAGGTGATGCGGGAATTGGCGCGCGAGGAGATGACGATGCTCGTGGTGACCCACGAGATGCGGTTCGCCAGGGACGTCGCCGACCGCATCATCGTCATGGACGCAGGCCGCATCATCGAGGACTCGCCGCCCAGCGAGCTGTTCAGTAGCCCAAAGAACGAGCGGACCAAGGCGTTCCTGTCGACGATCCACTGA
- a CDS encoding amino acid ABC transporter permease, which yields MQFDWAFFWKSLFAPSESFVDGLILTIVVSAVAMVLATLVGLAVALMRRSRFAVVRWCAGCYIWVIRGTPLLVQLVIIYTGLAAIGLYQFHDASILGLSVKAAVQAAIIGLMINESAYIAEIIRAGLDSVPKGQFEAAASLGMTPTRLMRYIIVPQSLRVMVPPMGNSFNGMMKTTSVLSVIGVSEMFLVTQQISSATFHTFEIFIVAAIYYLALTTVWTFIQAGIENRLTRQLGIEVRVPITARLLGARRAGPAAATNATLQPHG from the coding sequence ATGCAGTTCGATTGGGCGTTCTTCTGGAAGTCGCTATTCGCGCCGAGTGAATCGTTCGTCGACGGGTTGATCCTCACGATCGTCGTCTCCGCGGTCGCCATGGTCCTGGCCACCCTCGTCGGCCTGGCCGTGGCGCTCATGCGGCGCTCGCGGTTCGCGGTGGTGCGCTGGTGCGCCGGGTGCTACATCTGGGTGATCCGCGGCACGCCGCTGCTCGTGCAGCTGGTCATCATCTACACCGGGCTCGCGGCCATCGGGCTCTACCAGTTCCACGATGCATCCATCCTCGGGCTGTCGGTCAAGGCCGCCGTCCAAGCCGCGATCATCGGGCTGATGATCAACGAGAGCGCCTACATCGCCGAGATCATCAGGGCCGGGCTGGATTCCGTGCCCAAGGGCCAGTTCGAGGCGGCGGCATCACTCGGCATGACACCGACCAGGCTGATGCGCTACATCATCGTGCCGCAGTCGCTGCGCGTCATGGTGCCGCCGATGGGCAACTCGTTCAACGGGATGATGAAGACCACGTCGGTGCTGTCCGTGATCGGCGTGAGCGAGATGTTCCTGGTCACCCAGCAGATCAGTTCGGCGACGTTCCACACGTTCGAGATCTTCATCGTCGCCGCGATCTACTACCTGGCGCTCACCACGGTGTGGACGTTCATTCAGGCGGGCATCGAGAACCGGCTCACCCGGCAGCTCGGCATCGAGGTGCGCGTACCGATCACGGCGCGACTACTGGGCGCGCGTCGTGCCGGCCCCGCCGCGGCGACTAACGCAACCCTGCAACCACACGGATGA
- a CDS encoding ABC transporter substrate-binding protein → MKTSLIAGLAGVALFGLVGCSSSSDEAAPSPTGPAKVSPPAILEADTLTICAPNDGTPPNVYHDESGKLVGSEVELGEALAAQMGLKAKFHESSFATVIPTLQAKQCDVIMAQLYIKPEREAVVDFVPYVLSGTGIAVSEDKPADITGMDDSLCGKKVVLAVATTAESLAQEQSEKCTAAGKPPVDITRSNQADVSIQQVQNGQADAFMDTAETLGYYATKTGAKITPVGEPFGTIEIGAATLKGNTALHDAIAAALGELEANGTYKKILDEWGMSDLGLSS, encoded by the coding sequence TTGAAGACATCGTTGATCGCCGGCCTCGCCGGCGTTGCACTCTTCGGCCTCGTGGGTTGTTCGTCGTCGTCCGACGAGGCGGCGCCGAGCCCGACCGGACCGGCAAAGGTCTCGCCGCCCGCGATCCTGGAGGCCGACACGCTCACGATCTGCGCGCCGAACGACGGCACGCCGCCGAACGTCTACCACGACGAATCGGGCAAGCTGGTCGGCAGCGAGGTGGAACTGGGCGAGGCGCTCGCCGCTCAGATGGGCCTGAAGGCGAAGTTCCACGAATCCTCGTTCGCCACGGTCATTCCCACGTTGCAGGCCAAGCAGTGCGACGTCATCATGGCCCAGCTCTACATCAAGCCGGAGCGCGAGGCCGTCGTCGACTTCGTGCCGTACGTGCTGTCCGGCACCGGCATCGCGGTGTCCGAGGACAAGCCCGCCGACATCACCGGCATGGACGACAGTCTGTGCGGCAAGAAGGTCGTGCTGGCGGTCGCCACCACGGCCGAGTCGCTGGCGCAGGAGCAGTCGGAGAAGTGCACGGCCGCAGGCAAGCCGCCGGTCGACATCACCCGCAGCAACCAGGCGGACGTGTCGATCCAGCAGGTGCAGAACGGCCAGGCCGACGCATTCATGGACACCGCCGAGACGCTGGGCTACTACGCCACCAAGACCGGCGCGAAGATCACCCCCGTGGGAGAGCCGTTCGGCACCATCGAGATTGGTGCCGCCACGCTCAAGGGCAACACCGCCCTGCACGACGCCATCGCCGCGGCACTCGGCGAACTCGAGGCCAACGGGACGTACAAGAAGATCCTCGATGAGTGGGGCATGAGCGACCTCGGCCTCTCCAGCTGA
- a CDS encoding TetR/AcrR family transcriptional regulator, with translation MKYGPGWEPRAVDWSSTRGRILLSASVLFAQRGYFGTSTRDIAEAVAIRQPSLFHHFQAKHEIFRTLVELDLGPSIDRMNQRLAEDSRWAEKLHLAIACDVREILVQPFDARGLYQDAVLALDEFAAEREGIALFHDQIERVIDGGCQAGEFVSFESSFVQRAMNGVLFETLREQGGPSSSVRHERPLQAADFVVRSLLVDQASLTEIREVTRARLGDLEMAVT, from the coding sequence GTGAAGTACGGGCCGGGCTGGGAACCGAGGGCCGTCGACTGGTCGTCGACGCGTGGCCGCATCCTGCTGTCGGCCTCGGTGCTGTTCGCTCAGCGCGGTTACTTCGGCACCTCGACGCGTGACATCGCCGAGGCCGTCGCGATCCGGCAGCCCTCGCTGTTCCACCACTTCCAGGCCAAGCACGAGATCTTCCGGACCCTCGTGGAACTCGACCTCGGGCCCTCGATCGACCGGATGAACCAGCGGCTCGCCGAGGACTCGCGATGGGCCGAGAAACTGCATCTGGCCATCGCGTGCGACGTCCGGGAGATCCTCGTCCAGCCCTTCGACGCCCGCGGCCTCTATCAGGACGCAGTGCTCGCCCTCGACGAGTTCGCGGCCGAGCGCGAGGGTATCGCGCTCTTTCACGACCAAATCGAGCGCGTGATCGACGGCGGTTGCCAGGCAGGTGAATTCGTGTCCTTCGAGTCGAGTTTCGTGCAGCGCGCCATGAACGGCGTGTTGTTCGAGACGTTGCGCGAACAGGGTGGTCCCTCGAGTTCGGTTCGGCACGAGCGGCCCCTGCAGGCGGCGGACTTCGTCGTGCGATCCCTGCTCGTCGACCAGGCCAGTCTGACGGAGATCCGTGAGGTGACGCGTGCGCGCCTCGGCGACCTCGAGATGGCCGTCACCTGA
- a CDS encoding enhanced intracellular survival protein Eis, with product MSALAPRDITDAQWRDVPLLTATSFGSTWHPETFAAWRTAMPPRSSVVVVDGDDLVGQAHYLDFELTVPGGAVLPTAGITWVGVAPTHRRRGLLRAMYTDLHDRFAENGYPLAALTATEGGIYGRFGYGPATVDTEFSLDRRFARFHRDAPDPGGVRIVRPGEHRDELAAIYDRYRRGTPGGLARPTPLWDDLLADWEDSRGGGTAWFCFLHDDGYLLYRLFRGSARTVRVEEFTAVTPEAHVALWRALIGLDLVETITVVSHPGDPLPYLLDDPRLVRTTGSEDGLWLRLMDVPRALAARTYAADVDTVLEVGDGFRSDGGRFALSIRDGRAECAPTDAPAEFALDLDVLGSLYLGAHSAALLAAANRIRGSDRTQLARLDAAFRSDVPARLGFHF from the coding sequence ATGAGCGCCCTCGCCCCTCGCGACATCACCGACGCCCAGTGGCGCGACGTCCCCCTGCTGACGGCGACCAGCTTCGGCTCGACCTGGCATCCCGAGACGTTCGCCGCGTGGCGGACCGCCATGCCGCCGCGCAGCTCGGTGGTCGTCGTCGACGGCGACGACCTGGTCGGGCAGGCGCACTACCTGGACTTCGAGCTGACGGTGCCCGGGGGAGCAGTGCTGCCGACCGCGGGCATCACGTGGGTCGGGGTGGCGCCGACGCACCGTCGCCGCGGGCTGCTGCGCGCGATGTACACCGACCTGCACGACCGGTTCGCCGAGAACGGGTATCCGCTGGCCGCGCTGACCGCGACCGAGGGCGGCATCTACGGCCGTTTCGGCTACGGCCCCGCGACGGTCGACACCGAGTTCAGCCTCGACCGGCGGTTCGCCCGGTTCCATCGTGACGCGCCCGATCCCGGTGGCGTCCGGATCGTGCGCCCGGGTGAGCACCGCGACGAGCTCGCCGCCATCTACGACCGGTACCGGCGCGGCACACCCGGCGGCCTGGCCCGTCCGACCCCGCTGTGGGACGACCTGCTCGCCGATTGGGAGGACTCCCGAGGCGGCGGCACTGCCTGGTTCTGCTTCCTGCACGACGACGGCTACCTGCTCTACCGGTTGTTCCGCGGATCGGCGAGGACCGTTCGGGTGGAGGAGTTCACGGCCGTCACGCCCGAGGCGCACGTCGCACTCTGGCGTGCGTTGATCGGCCTCGACCTGGTCGAGACCATCACGGTGGTCAGTCACCCCGGTGACCCGCTGCCCTACCTGCTCGACGATCCTCGGCTGGTCCGCACCACCGGGTCGGAGGACGGGCTCTGGCTGCGGCTGATGGACGTGCCGAGAGCGCTGGCGGCCAGGACGTACGCAGCCGACGTCGACACGGTGCTGGAGGTCGGTGACGGATTCCGTTCCGACGGAGGACGGTTCGCGCTGTCCATCCGTGACGGCCGGGCCGAGTGCGCGCCGACCGACGCGCCCGCGGAGTTCGCCTTGGACCTCGACGTGCTGGGCAGCCTGTACCTGGGCGCACACTCGGCGGCGCTGCTCGCCGCGGCCAATCGCATCCGCGGCAGCGATCGGACGCAGCTGGCGCGCCTCGATGCCGCCTTCCGCAGCGACGTGCCCGCGCGGCTGGGCTTCCACTTCTAG
- a CDS encoding gamma-aminobutyraldehyde dehydrogenase — MAHTVASSYVDGVEVKTGGGQFSIVSPADGSVVAEYALATAADVDAAVSSARAALRGWSTATPVDRSTVLAKLARLADEASDDLVAEEVSQTGKPVRLAREFDVPGSIDNIDFFAGAARHLEGKATAEYSGDHTSSIRRDAIGVVATITPWNYPLQMAVWKVLPALAAGCSVVIKPAEITPLTTLTLARLATEAGLPDGVLNVVTGAGHDVGTALAGHADVDLVTFTGSTPVGRKVMAAAAAHGHRTQLELGGKAPFVVFDDADLDAAIHGAVAASLINTGQDCTAATRAIVAQPLYDDFVAGVAELMGKVVVGDPHDPDTDLGPLITMAHRDKVAGIVSRAPGEGGRVVTGGSAPDLPGSFYRPTLIADVDERSEAYRNEVFGPVLVARPFTADDDAIRQANDTEYGLAASAWTRDVYRAQRASREIHAGCVWINDHIPIISEMPHGGVGASGFGKDMSDYSFEEYLTIKHVMSDITAVAEKDWHRIIFSKR; from the coding sequence ATGGCTCACACGGTGGCAAGCAGCTATGTCGACGGCGTCGAGGTCAAGACGGGTGGTGGTCAATTCTCCATCGTCAGCCCGGCCGACGGGAGCGTGGTGGCCGAATACGCCCTCGCCACGGCGGCCGACGTCGACGCCGCGGTGTCCTCGGCGCGTGCGGCGCTCCGCGGGTGGTCGACGGCCACTCCGGTGGACCGCTCGACCGTGCTTGCGAAGCTGGCCAGGCTCGCCGACGAGGCGTCCGACGACCTGGTGGCCGAGGAGGTCAGTCAGACGGGCAAGCCCGTGCGCCTCGCCCGGGAGTTCGACGTCCCGGGCAGCATCGACAACATCGACTTCTTCGCCGGGGCGGCGCGGCACCTGGAGGGCAAGGCGACCGCGGAGTACTCGGGCGACCACACCTCCAGCATCCGGCGCGACGCGATCGGCGTCGTCGCCACCATCACGCCGTGGAACTACCCGTTGCAGATGGCGGTGTGGAAGGTGTTGCCGGCGTTGGCCGCCGGTTGCTCGGTGGTGATCAAACCCGCGGAGATCACGCCGCTGACCACGCTGACGCTCGCGCGGCTCGCGACCGAGGCGGGCCTACCCGACGGCGTGCTCAACGTCGTCACCGGCGCCGGGCACGACGTCGGCACCGCCCTGGCCGGTCACGCCGACGTCGACCTGGTGACGTTCACCGGTTCGACACCCGTTGGGCGCAAGGTGATGGCGGCCGCCGCGGCGCACGGCCATCGCACGCAGCTGGAACTGGGCGGCAAGGCGCCGTTCGTGGTGTTCGACGACGCCGACCTCGACGCCGCCATCCACGGCGCGGTCGCTGCGTCGCTGATCAACACCGGTCAGGACTGCACCGCGGCCACCCGCGCGATCGTCGCCCAACCCCTGTACGACGACTTCGTGGCGGGCGTTGCCGAATTGATGGGCAAGGTCGTCGTCGGCGACCCGCATGACCCGGACACCGACCTGGGCCCGTTGATCACGATGGCGCACCGCGACAAGGTGGCGGGCATCGTCTCGCGCGCACCCGGCGAGGGCGGCCGCGTCGTCACCGGCGGCAGCGCGCCCGACCTGCCCGGGTCGTTCTACCGGCCGACGCTGATCGCCGACGTCGACGAGCGCTCGGAGGCCTACCGCAACGAGGTCTTCGGACCGGTACTCGTCGCGCGGCCGTTCACCGCCGACGACGACGCCATCCGGCAGGCCAACGACACCGAGTACGGGCTGGCCGCCTCGGCGTGGACGCGCGACGTCTACCGCGCGCAGCGGGCGTCGCGTGAGATCCACGCGGGGTGCGTGTGGATCAACGACCACATCCCGATCATCAGCGAGATGCCGCACGGCGGCGTCGGGGCCTCGGGCTTCGGCAAGGACATGAGCGACTACTCCTTCGAGGAGTACCTCACCATCAAGCACGTGATGAGCGACATCACCGCGGTGGCCGAAAAGGATTGGCACCGGATCATCTTCAGTAAGCGATGA
- a CDS encoding Lrp/AsnC family transcriptional regulator yields MVTPDAHTGLPAVSLRIRPGAAYQLDELSKAIIEKLQADGRRSYAGIGKAVGLSEAAVRQRVQRMVDAGVMQIVAVTDPMQLGFARQAMIGIRCTGDTTKVAEKLATIESVDYVVLTAGSFDAIVEVVCEDDGDLLDLLNTKIRAVPGVISTETLVYLKLVKQQYNWGTR; encoded by the coding sequence ATGGTCACGCCCGACGCCCACACCGGGTTGCCCGCTGTCTCGTTGCGAATCCGCCCCGGTGCCGCGTATCAGCTCGACGAGTTGTCCAAGGCCATCATCGAGAAGCTGCAGGCCGACGGTCGCCGCTCCTACGCAGGCATCGGCAAGGCCGTGGGGTTGTCCGAGGCTGCGGTGCGGCAACGGGTCCAGCGCATGGTCGATGCGGGCGTGATGCAGATCGTCGCCGTCACGGATCCCATGCAGCTCGGCTTCGCCCGTCAGGCGATGATCGGCATCCGCTGCACCGGCGACACCACGAAGGTCGCCGAGAAGCTGGCGACCATCGAATCGGTCGACTACGTGGTGCTCACCGCGGGCTCGTTCGACGCCATCGTCGAAGTGGTCTGCGAGGACGACGGCGACCTCCTCGACCTACTCAACACCAAGATCCGCGCCGTACCGGGAGTGATATCCACCGAAACCTTGGTTTATCTCAAACTCGTCAAGCAGCAATACAATTGGGGTACGCGATGA
- a CDS encoding aspartate aminotransferase family protein has translation MTIISETAETSTTDLDAKANRHLWGHFARHGEGITPTVITRGEGVHIWDSKGNKYIDGLSGLFVVQAGHGRAELAEAAAKQAESLAFFPLWSFATPPAIELAERLAGYTPGDLNRVFFTTGGGEAVESAWKLAKQYFKLTGKPGKYKVMSRSIAYHGTPQGALAITGIPTFKAPFDPPTPGGFRVPNTNFYRAPEMFSSDPKAFGRYCADRIAEAIEFEGPDTVAAVFLEPVQNAGGCFPPPPGYFERVREICDEYDVLLVSDEVICAYGRIGSMFACNDFGYTPDIITCAKGLTSGYSPIGAMIASDRLFEPFNDGQTVFGHGYTFGGHPVSSAVALANLDIFEREGLNDRVKENAPAFRATLEKLLDLPIVGDVRGEGYFYGIELVKDKATKETFDDDECERLLRGFLTPALFEAGLYCRADDRGDPVVQLAPPLISGQAEFDAIYDILSDVLGRASQMM, from the coding sequence ATGACAATCATCTCTGAAACTGCCGAAACATCCACCACCGATCTCGACGCCAAGGCCAACCGCCACCTGTGGGGCCACTTCGCCCGCCACGGCGAGGGCATCACCCCGACGGTCATCACCCGGGGTGAGGGCGTCCACATCTGGGACAGCAAGGGCAACAAGTACATCGACGGCCTGTCCGGGCTGTTCGTGGTGCAGGCCGGACACGGCCGCGCCGAGCTGGCCGAGGCTGCGGCCAAGCAGGCCGAGTCGCTGGCCTTCTTCCCGCTGTGGTCCTTCGCGACGCCGCCTGCCATCGAGCTGGCCGAGCGCCTCGCCGGATATACCCCGGGCGACCTGAACCGCGTCTTCTTCACCACCGGTGGCGGTGAGGCCGTGGAGAGCGCGTGGAAGCTGGCCAAGCAGTACTTCAAGCTGACCGGCAAGCCGGGCAAGTACAAGGTGATGTCGCGGTCCATCGCCTACCACGGCACGCCGCAGGGAGCGCTGGCCATCACCGGCATCCCGACGTTCAAGGCACCGTTCGATCCGCCGACCCCAGGCGGATTCCGCGTGCCCAATACGAACTTCTACCGAGCCCCCGAGATGTTCAGCTCGGATCCGAAGGCGTTCGGCCGGTACTGCGCCGACCGGATCGCCGAGGCGATCGAGTTCGAAGGTCCCGACACCGTCGCCGCGGTGTTCCTGGAGCCCGTGCAGAACGCAGGCGGTTGCTTCCCGCCGCCGCCCGGATACTTCGAGCGGGTCCGCGAGATCTGCGACGAGTACGACGTGCTGCTCGTCTCCGACGAGGTCATCTGCGCCTACGGCCGCATCGGATCGATGTTCGCGTGCAACGACTTCGGCTACACGCCCGACATCATCACGTGCGCCAAGGGTCTGACGTCGGGCTACTCCCCGATCGGCGCGATGATCGCCAGCGACCGGCTGTTCGAGCCGTTCAACGACGGGCAGACGGTGTTCGGGCACGGCTACACCTTCGGCGGGCACCCCGTGTCGTCGGCCGTGGCACTGGCCAACCTCGACATCTTCGAGCGCGAGGGCCTCAACGACCGCGTCAAGGAGAACGCCCCGGCGTTCCGCGCGACGCTCGAGAAGCTGCTCGACCTCCCGATCGTCGGCGACGTCCGCGGCGAGGGGTACTTCTACGGAATCGAACTCGTCAAGGACAAGGCCACCAAGGAGACCTTCGACGACGACGAATGCGAGCGGCTGCTGCGCGGCTTCCTGACGCCCGCGCTGTTCGAGGCGGGGCTGTACTGCCGCGCCGACGACCGTGGCGACCCAGTGGTGCAGCTCGCGCCGCCGCTGATCTCCGGGCAGGCCGAGTTCGACGCGATCTACGACATCCTCAGCGACGTCTTGGGTCGAGCCAGCCAGATGATGTAG